In a single window of the Osmerus eperlanus chromosome 2, fOsmEpe2.1, whole genome shotgun sequence genome:
- the sgf29 gene encoding SAGA-associated factor 29, giving the protein MSADTKIAELLTELHQLIKQTQEERSRSEHNLLNIQKTHERMQTENKTSPYYRTKLRGLYTTAKADAEAECSILRHALEKIAEIKSLLEERRIAAKMAGVYSDHDPPRKTMRRGVLMTLLQQSAMTLPLWIGKPGDSPPPLCGAIPASSDYVAKQGDKVAARVKAVDGDEQWILAEVVSYSHSTNKYEVDDIDEEGKERHTLSRRRIIPLPQWKANPETDPEALFSKDQLVLALYPQTTCFYRALIHTPPHRPQDDYSVLFEDTSYADGYSPPLNVAQRYVVACKENKKK; this is encoded by the exons GAGGAGCGGTCACGTAGTGAACACAATCTGCTCAACATTCAGAAAACACACGAAAGGATGCAGACGGAAAATAAAA cctctccttaTTACCGGACAAAGCTAAGGGGCCTCTACACTACAGCAAAAGCGGATGCTGAGGCAGAGTGCAG TATTCTACGTCATGCTCTTGAAAAAATTGCAgaaatcaaatcattgttggaggagagaagaatag ctgCTAAAATGGCAGGTGTGTACAGTGATCATGACCCTCCAAGGAAGACAATGAGAAGAGGGGTGCTCATGACCCTACTCCAACAGTCGGCCATGACGCTCCCTCTGTGGATTGGCAAGCCAGGAGACAG cccccctcccctgtgcgGGGCCATCCCAGCCAGCAGTGACTACGTGGCCAAGCAGGGAGACAAGGTGGCAGCGCGGGTCAAGGCCGTTGACGGAGATGAACAGTGGATCCTAGCTGAAGTGGTCAGCTACAGTCACTCCACCAACAA GTATGAAGTTGATGATATTGATGAAGAGGGGAAAGA GAGGCACACTTTGAGTAGGCGGCGCATCATTCCTTTGCCCCAGTGGAAGGCAAACCCAGAGACGGACCCCGAAGCCCTGTTCAGCAAAGACCAGCTGGTGCTTGCCCTCTATCCTCAGACCACCTGCTTCTACCGAGcactcatccacacaccccCGCACAGG CCCCAGGACGATTACTCTGTCTTGTTTGAGGATACGTCCTATGCAGACGGATACTCCCCTCCCCTGAATGTGGCCCAGCGCTATGTGGTGGCCTGCAAAGAGAACAAGAAGAAGTAA